A segment of the Candidatus Thermoplasmatota archaeon genome:
GCGCCTGCTTATCGGCGAGCACATTACCAACGGGTTCGGCACCGGAGGCGATCCTGCGGTCGGCGAGAAGATGGCCTACGCCGACATCGACAAGATCGATGCTATCGTCCGAGATTACGATGTCGTATTCATCACAGCTGGCATGGGCGGAGGCACCGGCACCGGAACAGCACCAGTCGTCGCTGAGACCGCCAAGAAGCACGGTGCGGTCGTAGTCGCTCTCGTCACACTACCATTCGACATCGAGAAGAGCAGGTTGAAGACTGCGCTCATGGGCATCGCGAAACTGAAAGGACGGGCTCATAGCACGATAATCCTAGACAACAACAAGTTGCTAGAGATAGTGCCGAAACTGCCCGTAGAGCAGGCCTTCATGGTGATGGACCAGCTCATATCCGAAGTGATCAAAGGGATCACTGAAACGATCTGCCAAACGAGCATGATCAACCTGGACTTCGCGGACTTCCGGACCATGATGATTCATGGCGGAGCCTCGACCGTTCTGTACGGCGAAAGTGAGGATCCAGAGAAAGTGGTGCTGGAAGCGCTCAACAACCCCTTGCTCGATGTCGACCTTGAGGGAGCAACAGGCGCCCTGATACACATCACGGGCGGCCCCTCCCTCTCCCTGAGGAAGGCCTACCAGGTCTTCAACGGGGTCACGAGCGAGCTCAGCGACCGCGCGAACGTGAAGCTAGGCGCGAGGATCGAACCGGAGTTCGGAAACAACATCAAGCTCATCGGGATCGTGACCGGGATAACCTCCATGGATTCTCCGAGGCGGTCGATCGGAATCGACGAGATCGGTTATGATCAACCAGCTGGCCTAGCTGGCATCGACATGTTAGGATGAACTAATTCCCGTTCCATGAAGCTTACCCGTCCATCCCGTGCAGGATGGCGGTGTTCACTTCCAGCTTCATCGATCCGACTCGCGGCGCCCTCGCGGGTGCCGTGGAGGTCAAATCTCCACAGGCGTTTAAGGTCTCCGTGGAACTCACGGCGACCAGATTGAGAGCCGCGTTCAGGTCTCTGTCGAGGACCAGTCCGCAGTTCTTGCACTTGTAAGTCCTCTCAGACAAGGGCATCTCTTTCCTGATGTGGCCACACAAGGAGCATCGCTTCGTTGACGGGTAGAACCTTGGTGCCACAGTCAAATGGCTCCCGTAACACCGGCACTTGTACTCGAGCTGCCGGCGGAACTCCCCCATTCCCACGTCTGAAATGGCTCGCGCCAGACGCCGGTCCTTTCCCATACCTCGCACATTGAGGTCTTCGATGACGATCTCGCCGTGGTTTTTGGCGAGCTTCGTCGTCGCCTTGTGCAAGGCGTCCCTGCGAACGTTTCCAATGCGCCAGTAAACCTTCGCCAATCTGTCAGCGGATTTCTTCCGATTGTTGCTTCCTTCATGCCTCCTATGCAGCTCCTTTGCGAGTCTGCGTAGCTTCTGCAGGTGAGAGTGTAAGGGCTTAGGGTTCTCGAAAACGTGTCCGTCTGAGAGAGTCACCATGTGATATACGCCGAGGTCTACACCTACCGCAGGACCCGATGGCGATTGGGGATTTGGAGCATTCAGTTCGACCGTGAAGGATACGAACCACCGGTTGGTGTCTCGGCTGACGGTCGCGCGGAGGATTCGCCCATCGAAGATTGCAGGTTCTTTGACGCGCACGTGCCCGATGCGGGGAAGGACAACGTGAGTGCCTTCTGCGCGTATAGCGCCTGCTGTGAATGCGAATGCATCCCTCCCCCTTCCCTTCTTCTTGAAATTCGGGAGCCGAGCTTTCCGGCCTGCCTTCCGCGCCTTCCGGTAGAGAATATATGCGGAGTCGAGGTTGCGGAGGGCTTCCTGTGGGATGCACTTGGATACTTCGTACATCCATGGGAAATCCGTCTTCTTGAGGACGTTTAGGCGGCGGTGCTGCTCGATGGCATTCGTGAACCGCTCGTCACCC
Coding sequences within it:
- the ftsZ gene encoding cell division protein FtsZ; the encoded protein is MLDKLIKEALDSGCDFEAHLTPKMCVIGCGGGGSNSVHRLGRLELEGVDTIAINSDRFHLARTEADKRLLIGEHITNGFGTGGDPAVGEKMAYADIDKIDAIVRDYDVVFITAGMGGGTGTGTAPVVAETAKKHGAVVVALVTLPFDIEKSRLKTALMGIAKLKGRAHSTIILDNNKLLEIVPKLPVEQAFMVMDQLISEVIKGITETICQTSMINLDFADFRTMMIHGGASTVLYGESEDPEKVVLEALNNPLLDVDLEGATGALIHITGGPSLSLRKAYQVFNGVTSELSDRANVKLGARIEPEFGNNIKLIGIVTGITSMDSPRRSIGIDEIGYDQPAGLAGIDMLG